The proteins below are encoded in one region of Phaseolus vulgaris cultivar G19833 chromosome 1, P. vulgaris v2.0, whole genome shotgun sequence:
- the LOC137816241 gene encoding uncharacterized protein: MQTLVMVATSSLQQKTKDLLKGITPKEIFYIFTFTILTLLLPLSFLLLAKFSDAQYYLQTLTWYHSPHHFPYALTLALHINPLILYVLVSLFSMASFIHVLTGKIITLRDPSSPSSTVVQPRLYTAWILLCTFQVCVGLGIEGSIEVGLYDSDESSFGVERSFLSRVVFLVGLHQTTQVWARMVVRPVVDDTVFGVEREVRLVERAVVAASLGGLWWWRLREDVESLVVMVEAKKEQLMDVRVSEFVGWWLYNLTVTIGMVKVIRGLIEMATIFLWRRNATISKVEHCEIDDNL; encoded by the coding sequence ATGCAAACACTGGTCATGGTTGCTACGAGTAGTTTGCAGCAGAAAACCAAAGATCTCTTGAAGGGCATAACCCCAAAAGAGATCTTCTACATCTTCACCTTCACTATCCTCACCCTCCTCTTACCTCTTTCCTTTCTGCTACTAGCCAAATTCTCCGATGCACAATACTATCTCCAAACCCTCACCTGGTACCATTCACCACACCACTTTCCCTATGCTTTAACACTCGCCCTTCACATCAACCCTCTCATTCTCTACGTTCTCGTCTCCCTTTTTAGCATGGCTTCGTTCATCCACGTTTTGACGGGAAAAATCATCACTTTGAGAGACCCTTCATCACCATCTAGTACTGTTGTTCAACCTCGTCTCTACACTGCGTGGATTCTCCTTTGCACGTTCCAAGTTTGTGTTGGTTTGGGAATTGAGGGGAGTATTGAGGTGGGGTTATATGACTCCGATGAGTCCAGCTTTGGCGTTGAGAGGAGCTTTTTAAGCAGAGTGGTTTTCCTCGTGGGGTTGCACCAGACGACGCAGGTTTGGGCGAGGATGGTGGTGAGGCCTGTGGTGGATGACACGGTGTTTGGTGTTGAGAGGGAAGTTAGATTGGTGGAGAGGGCGGTGGTGGCGGCGAGCTTGGGTGGGTTGTGGTGGTGGAGGTTGAGGGAGGATGTGGAGAGTTTGGTGGTAATGGTTGAGGCGAAGAAAGAGCAATTGATGGATGTGAGAGTGAGTGAGTTTGTTGGGTGGTGGCTCTACAATCTTACTGTCACAATTGGGATGGTAAAGGTTATAAGGGGTCTTATAGAGATGGCCACAATTTTTCTGTGGAGAAGAAATGCAACAATCTCCAAGGTGGAACATTGTGAGATTGATGATAACTTGTAA